From a single Capsicum annuum cultivar UCD-10X-F1 chromosome 12, UCD10Xv1.1, whole genome shotgun sequence genomic region:
- the LOC107849258 gene encoding LOW QUALITY PROTEIN: uncharacterized protein LOC107849258 (The sequence of the model RefSeq protein was modified relative to this genomic sequence to represent the inferred CDS: inserted 1 base in 1 codon) has protein sequence MIVNVAPSSSINSPVAFPVKRNLKIQTTPKPFVLQSKGSIFSCHLRQKITCNGRINVAVNVEMKEGEKKRGAVRIVSIVGEASVNPLKSAPWLHVMLHTAERLKWVDEEFEMMVFSDNFVNXEDETVNHVRNELDRADILVVVAVRNEGSVNWIQSNSQSVPNIICFDSSLALRNKLGGCFVETKKRGDIFSSLLPFSQSKKLDESVEIARTVFDAWERHNSDDIRFCLLVIINAYITPVSTLKNLRAKGFSTLNCGPQILNCLLDPNCRKALQCLNNCSPVDQVCNYRCIASYESKYLEEFSLCVLQKNNCLELDAKIPEKPCVPPMSEFRGEKLSPEIAEDVFVGWLGTLDWSWRIVAGQNPAYDQFPCQYQLFYRGKARGSFWYEPAFQVRTLEGYLVWRRRKYRVKRGKVPGTFHFSVLDNGVVSNEFWTIVDVSDDLSWGLFHYHGAARVAGQSYTGAVLVSPDGEYPAQKDKERLVSALDGCGIKEWELFNVDNCSCEDAPLGLPEGSSLHSKIQVHGQRHSSV, from the exons ATGATAGTAAACGTAGCACCATCCTCCTCCATCAATTCTCCGGTAGCTTTTCCGGTTAAACGGAATTTGAAGATCCAAACAACTCCGAAGCCTTTTGTTCTCCAAAGTAAAGGGTCCATTTTTTCTTGTCATCTTCGGCAGAAAATTACATGTAATGGGAGAATTAATGTTGCTGTAAATGTGGAGATGAAggaaggagagaaaaaaagaggtGCCGTGAGAATAGTGAGTATTGTTGGAGAGGCTAGTGTTAATCCTCTTAAGTCTGCTCCTTGGCTTCATGTCATGCTTCACACT GCAGAGAGACTGAAATGGGTTGATGAAGAGTTTGAAATGATGGTCTTTTCCGACAACTTTGTCA ATGAAGATGAAACTGTCAACCACGTTAGAAATGAGCTGGATCGTGCTGACATTTTGGTGGTCGTTGCTGTCAGAAATGAAGGATCAGTCAACTGGATACAGTCTAACAGCCAGAGTGTACCAAACATCATATGCTTTGATTCCTCTTTGGCACTAAGAAACAAACTAGGTGGATGTTTTGTTGAAACTAAAAAGAGGGGAGACATATTTAGCAGTTTACTTCCATTCTCTCAATCTAAGAAACTGGACGAATCTGTGGAGATAGCCCGAACAGTGTTTGACGCTTGGGAAAGGCATAATTCTGATGACATACGGTTCTGCTTATTAGTTATAATTAATGCTTATATAACACCAGTTTCAACGCTGAAGAACCTTAGAGCAAAAGGATTCTCCACCTTGAACTGCGGGCCTCAGATATTAAATTGTCTACTGGATCCTAACTGTAGGAAGGCACTTCAATGCTTGAACAACTGCAGCCCTGTAGATCAAGTATGCAATTATCGTTGTATTGCCTCATATGAGAGCAAATACCTAGAAGAGTTCTCTCTCTGTGTACTGCAGAAGAATAACTGTCTTGAACTCGATGCAAAGATCCCTGAAAAACCTTGTGTGCCTCCAATGTCAGAGTTTCGAGGGGAGAAATTGTCTCCTGAAATTGCTGAGGACGTCTTTGTGGGTTGGTTAGGGACATTGGACTGGAGTTGGCGCATTGTAGCAGGGCAGAATCCAGCTTATGACCAATTCCCATGCCAGTACCAATTATTCTATCGGGGTAAAGCAAGAGGGTCATTCTGGTATGAGCCAGCTTTTCAGGTAAGAACGCTTGAAGGGTACTTGGTCTGGAGAAGGCGGAAGTATAGAGTGAAAAGAGGAAAAGTTCCCGGAACATTTCACTTCAGTGTATTGGATAATGGAGTTGTTTCTAACGAGTTCTGGACAATTGTAGATGTTTCTGACGATTTGAGCTGGGGTCTGTTCCACTATCATGGAGCTGCACGAGTGGCGGGGCAGTCATATACCGGGGCAGTTCTTGTCAGCCCAGATGGAGAATATCCAGCTCAGAAGGACAAAGAAAGGTTGGTATCTGCATTGGATGGATGTGGTATCAAAGAATGGGAGCTATTCAATGTTGATAACTGTTCATGTGAAGATGCACCACTGGGACTTCCAGAAGGCTCAAGTCTGCATTCTAAAATTCAAGTCCATGGCCAGAGGCATTCTTCAGTCTAG